The region caagaaaggaagaggaaggccaaactaggagagttggggagcttggatctactcccatttcggcagaagaagctatttgaggtaacattcagagcttattcttgtgtttttcttgatatggtcaaatctagggtttcttcatgccttgtttgccttgtatttggagtgtgagaggtcccatggggatatggtacctagatctggaccttagtaggtccagagagtcccaaatgccatgctttatgcctttccttttgagttggagacttaggttaccattttagaggtcatttcatcaaaagaagccttgtaggcgttgcatggtagccaagattgtgactttacgtgatgaatgtgtttggtagggccagatctatgagttgttggagcggatctgacctcagaagcgagattgagttgatgcatggcatggactcgccgagtctgaagaacagactcggcgagtagcatgaagattgtccttaaccactcagcgagtggtcttgccaagttaagaggttgactcagtgagtcatggagagttagagagggttgacaaatggactgagtcgagctggaactcgccgagttgttcttgagactcggcgagttgagtcgtgttggccccgcgattcatgccaggtggaactcgtcgagtcagggaagtactcaacgtgtcaaaagagaatcctagggagtcagtgaacacgtatagactcgccgagtagctctagtgcactcgccgagtccggtcaaagttgactgttgatcgttgaccagagttgaccagtgttgacttgataggggtagtcaaccttagttgagaaagtgttaattagagatacattgtgttataggaggattatagctcggaggatcgagcgcgagtgatttccgggatttgcgagttatcgagatacgcgaggtgagtcttctcactatactttaccttgagtaggtaatcagggttatgtgacagagtatttgtatgctatatgtatgttatgtgttgtactgcattatttctatgtgatttatgttgtgcatgtatatagagttggaaccggaaggttcccagagttagaaccagtgggttcacaaagtagggtctacggacccacagagttattgcctcgagtggctaatatgtgttatgtgtggtattttggagaactcactaagctttgtgcttacagtgttagtgttgtttgtttcaggtactagtgatgaccgtgggaagacgTCGGCTTTATCTGTACatacgcatgggatttttatgatatatgatcttaggatttttgtatgatatggattggagtcttaaaacattgatgttttatgaaaattaaatgaaaatgtttttatattatgcgaaaaattattttgaaattcacggtgttacatataTAAGTTTAGGTACATGACAACCACATATTCCCTAagccctatatatacatattccctaagccctatatatatatatatatatatatatatatatatatatatatatatatatatatatatatatatatatatatatatatatataaccccaaTGATTCACCTTATCTATATAATTAATTCTCCAATTTTTTATATTCCTCTTAAAATAGTTAAGCGGAAACAGGTGTTACACATATATCATTCGTTTAATTCTACACATATCCGAGAGTCATGTAGTGTATTTCACTACATGTCATATCTGTTTGACGATTCCATATGCCCGCTCTATATCTTTTCTAGTAGATTCCTATCTTTATGTGAACAACTTTGCATTTTTACTGAATATGCCTTCATAAAGCAGAATAATATGGGTATATCCCATTACAGAGGTAGTAACCATATTTGTACAAATGTCCGCTCACCATAAACAACATATCAGAAACTTTTTCGGTTCAGATATCGTTGAAAATAGGGGACTGGCTAAAAACATTACGGCCTTTGTTAGACCCTGCAACTCCAAAAAACGAATGTCATATCCACAAATCTTGAGATGCAACAGCTTCTAGTATTATAGTCGTCTGACCTATATCACCTTGAGGAAGTTGACCGCGCCATGCAGTTGACATATTTCCCACGCAACATGAGTACAATCAAGGCTACCAATCATTCATGGAAATTCATGCCTCTCTTCGTGTGCCAAATATAATCTCTCAATATCATGTGTTATGGTTTACACAAATATTCTTCGTGATAAACCTCATTCATACACACATGCGCAAAAAAAAAATTGCACACTCTATTTCGGTCCTCTCGGATACTTTCAAGTACTCGTCTGATGCATCAAAGGCTATATTGTATCCTAAATATCTAAGTGTAGCCAAACATTTTTGTAAACTAGTAAAGCCAATTCTACCTCTAGGATCGGATTTTtgcttaaaaaaaatcataacgcACCTCAAAAGCATTACTAATATGTAAAAGTAATGCCTTATTCGGACGAAAATGACGTTCGAATGCCGTATCATTATAAAGACATTATCGGCAAAGTAATAACATACCAATAATTCATGTGTGGCTTTGTGATCTTGATTGACAACCACTATTATATGTGAAACATCTTTACGTTCTTCATTGTCTATGTATTGTACAACATTGAAGAGCGTCGAGATAAATTATCCATCATCATTCGAATcacaatttgtaaaaaaaatcatattaaaaatccataaatatgatttttttttgagaGTATAAAGAGATGAATGGTTTGAAAATATGGTAAGATGTGTCTATATAGGtaaagtttatttatttaaaaaatatacattttgaCCATTGGAAACGGTCCAAGCATTTGATTGGTTGTTCTCTTCCGTCCTCCCCACCACAACCGACGACAACAATGCCCAACCACGAACCGACAGGATAATGTGCACGGCCGTGGTTCGTGGCCACGTCGACCACGAGTCCTTTCGTGAGGACCATACCGGATGCTCTAATAATGGTTATACATCAacgaaaaaatttaaaaataagaaATGACAGATTCATAAAGCGAGTGATATGCACAAAACCATCCACTCCAGTGTAAATCAAAATCTTGTATGAATTTTCACTATGCACACATAGCGTGTGTGTGCAATGCTTCTAGTGTGTAGTCGGTGTTTAAAGAACATACACAAATCCAACAACTCTTTATTTCAGAAACCGATAGATAAATTTGAATCTGAATATGGGTAACAAATTTTTGGTATACAATATCTTTTTAGTGAGTAAATCTAGACCAAAATTGTATTTGAAATGAAGCTCAAGATTTCCCTAATTAATCCAAACTGTTAAAACTGTCATAACAGGGGTTTGTGTTTGTATCTAAGTATGTATCTGTGTCTATGATGCTGATATCCCTGTAGCTTCTTCTGGTATGAGAAAGAGGAAAAAAACGGGGAAAAATGTGCAAAAGACCTGAATACCTATCCCCAGACTAAGGTTATCaaaagagcctgaagagatgtTGAGAAAGGAAGCTAAACCCGCACCAACAAAGGACCCGATTGTGGACCCCAGGTTGTTTATCGACATGAAGAGAGCAAATAAAGTCCCTTCTATTCCAGGCGGACACAGCTGTCCCGATAGGATCAAGAAAGGCATAAACCTGCAAACCACAAGCTAATCAGTtactaaaataaaatataaaatgggACTTTGAAAGTCAAAGAAAAACATCAAATGTGTACTTGAATTGATTGACTGCATCCGAGAGAGCAGATCCAAACACCACCAATGTCTCATCTGAGATCCCTAACCAAACATTCCATCTACAAACCAACACTACATCTACAAGCGTCAGCAAAGACAGACCAACATGTGCAAACCTGCATTTAAAACAACAAACAGTTTATGAGGGAGTGTGATtttgcaaaaagaaaaaaaaaaaaaaaaaggaagcttACATAAGAATCGTTCGTAGTTTCATCTTTTTTAGAAAACGATTGTAAATGAAAGTTCCAAGCATTAGGCCTATCCACCCAATAACACGTGTTGTCCCCAGAAACGATGCTTCCAAATTAAGGACTTCTGTTTGGTAGTAGAACATGATTGTTGACAGGTTTGGGATCGTCACCTGTGCTAGGAAAAACCAAGCCATTGGTCTTGGTTCCCATGTTGATGTTGTGTTGTTGTGTTCAATCAAATCAGAATTCATCTctaccaaaatatatatatatacataattaaaaataaaaataaaaaattggtaTCCATTTTGTACCTTAAAATAATTGGCTGTCGAAAAGCTTTGAACAAAGTATAACCAGCCAACTTTAAGGATCGAAGCCATTGTAATCCAGAAGAAAAAGATCCAGATGGATCCTTTTCAAGTATCTGACTGTTGCTTTTATTCATCTTTCTCTTGGAGCTCTTTTTTCTCCTTAAAGTGTTGGTTTTATTATGGATTTGATTTGTGGATTTATCTTCATCTGAGACGGAGATGCTCCCATTAAGACCATTAGTTTTAGAGGTGGATTGTTTTGGGACAGGAGTCTCCTTCACAAAAGCACATGAGAAAAGCTGTAGAGTTGGCAAAACagcaaaaagaagaaaaatggtTTCCATTTGAAAGTTGGTGAGTGCATATCCTCCTAATAAACTCCCACAGATTCCCCCAACAGCCATTGCCATCCATGATACCGACTGCAGGTCCCCAGCAAATTTAGCCCTGAGAATCAACATTACAAACTTTAATCCATAAACAAGCCCAAAACTATTACTATTTAACTATTTATTATAGCTCAAGTGTTTTTCAAAGGACATGACATACTTTTCAAGTCTTGCAGCTTCAGCAATCATTGCATCAATGACAACATCTGCCATTGCAGAACCAAGATTTTGCAACAACAAGAAGATCATGAGTTGATCTCTGGAATTCCTTATGCTTTCTTCAATGCCAACAACCACCCATGGAAACAGGGACAGAAGTGTTGCAATCACTAAATAAGGAATCCTCTTCCTTCCTTTGATTGGGATACAATCCGACACAATTCTGCATCCAaatatatcatcatcatcatcataatcatTTTCAAACTATCAACCAAATCTGTATCtgtacataataataataaatacccACCCGTATATTGGTTTTATGCTCCATGGAAAAAAA is a window of Lactuca sativa cultivar Salinas chromosome 1, Lsat_Salinas_v11, whole genome shotgun sequence DNA encoding:
- the LOC111894724 gene encoding probable folate-biopterin transporter 4, whose product is MIGWLKQLRIAFGASFVWLVCLIYFTQGFRSFVWTAVSYQLKDRLKLTPSASQFVTSIAFFPWSIKPIYGIVSDCIPIKGRKRIPYLVIATLLSLFPWVVVGIEESIRNSRDQLMIFLLLQNLGSAMADVVIDAMIAEAARLEKAKFAGDLQSVSWMAMAVGGICGSLLGGYALTNFQMETIFLLFAVLPTLQLFSCAFVKETPVPKQSTSKTNGLNGSISVSDEDKSTNQIHNKTNTLRRKKSSKRKMNKSNSQILEKDPSGSFSSGLQWLRSLKLAGYTLFKAFRQPIILRPMAWFFLAQVTIPNLSTIMFYYQTEVLNLEASFLGTTRVIGWIGLMLGTFIYNRFLKKMKLRTILMFAHVGLSLLTLVDVVLVCRWNVWLGISDETLVVFGSALSDAVNQFKFMPFLILSGQLCPPGIEGTLFALFMSINNLGSTIGSFVGAGLASFLNISSGSFDNLSLGIGIQVFCTFFPVFFLFLIPEEATGISAS